The genomic region TTGCTGTTGGGTCAATTCTGTCTAGTTTTCCTAAGGATTATCAGGATGAGATTGAGGATTGTATTTACGGTTCTGAATTTGGTAATTGTGAGAATTTGAAGGAGTGCGAGGATGAAGTCAAGATGGTTGCTGATGATATTTATAATTCTATGCAATCTGAGGATAGCGATAAACTAATCTCTATTATTCATTATTGTCATGATGAGAGTATTACTGTGGATAAGGATTGTTATAACTCATGATTTTCTCAATTTAAGGATAAAATAAAGAGGTTAAGTGTCTGGGATTATTATCACCTAGGTGAGGATGGGAAAGATGAATTAGCCTCTGTAATGGCTGAGGAAGAGTGCAAGAAGATTTGTTCAAAATTTAATGCAAATAAATACGAGGAGTGCATGAAAACCTATATCCTGGAATTAGAAGGCACATAACAGAATAGCTATGCTCTAGGTTTTATAGTAAGCAAAAATAGTGACCTCTTATTCTAAGTATATTTTTATCCAGAACTATGAGAAATTGTTGCTTGTAATTTGTTAAAGGCGCCGGGGACGGGATTTGAACCCGTGCAGGGTTTCCCCCACTGGCTGACCGGTTAACTCTCCAGGCCAGCCCCTTGGTCCGCTCGGGCACCCCGGCAATTATAAAATTGGATAAAAAACTTAAAAGATTTGCACTAATAAGTGAAGGAAAAATCGCCTAAATTAATTCTATTTCAATATATACGTCTTCTGGAACTCTTACTCTCATTAATTGTCTCATTACCCTTTCATCAGCAGCAATGTCTATTACTCTTTTATGAATGCTCATCTCCCACTTTTCCCATTTCTTCCTTCCTTCTCCGTGCGGTAATTTCATTACAGGAACTTCTAGTCTTTTAGTAGGCAAAGGCACTGGACCTCTCATACTAATTCCGGTCTTATCGACTATAGCCTTTATTTGTGTCACAACGTAATTTAGATCTTTAACGTTTGTGCTCCATAATCTTATTCTTGCTTTAGTAGGCATAAAAAACACCAAAAAGAGTTTACTTAATCTCTACCTTCATTGGTTTAATGTCAGTTATAACTCCTACTCCTACAGTTTTACCCATATCTCTTATTGCAAATCTACCTAACGCTGGGAACTCGGAGAACTTCTCTACACATAGAGGCTTAATTGGTTTGAACTTCACTATTGCTGAATCTCCTTGCTTTAAGAATTGTGGATGGTCTTCTACTACTTTACCAGTCTTTGGATCCAGCTTTTGTACTAACTCTGTAATTTTACAAGCAACACTAGCAGTGTGAACGTGAAGAACTGGCGTATAACCTACTGCTATAGCTGTTGGATGCCAGACTACGATTATTCTAGCTGTGAATTCATCAGCAACCGTTGGTGGATTATCTAAATGACCTGCAACGTCTCCTCTCTTTATATCCTTCTTTTCTACACCTCTAACGTTAAAACCAATGTTGTCTCCTGGCTCTGCTTTTTCTAATCTTGTATAGTGGGTCTCTATAGACCTTACTTCTCCTTTCTTTCCTACTGGCATGAATACTACTATATCGTTAACCTTTAACACTCCACTCTCCACTTTGCCAACTGGTACTGTTCCTACTCCAGATTTGGAGTAGACGTCTTGTATTGGTATTCTTAAAGGCTTATCAATAGGCTTCTTTGGAACTTCAAACATGTCTAATGCTTCTTCTAATGTTGGTCCATTATACCATGGCATATGCTCAGATCTATGAGTTACATTCTCTCCTGTAGGAGATACTACTGGAACAAAGGGAACTTTGCTAACATCGTATCCGAAGGCTTTCATGAATTTTGATACTGTATCTTTAACTTCATTATATCTCTTTTCGCTATAGGGCGGGTCAGTCAAATCCATCTTAGTTACTGCTACTACTACTTGGTTTATTCCCATAGTCTTAGCTAATATTATATGCTCTCTGGTTTGACCTTCTTCGCTCATTCCTGCTTCAAATTCTCCTTTTTTAGCAGAAACTGCTATTATTGCTGCATCAGCTTGACTAGCTCCAGTTATCATGTTCTTTATGAAGTCTCTATGCCCTGGTGCATCAATAATTGTGAAGAAGTACCTCTTAGTCTCAAATTTCATGAAGGTTA from Acidianus ambivalens harbors:
- the rpsJ gene encoding 30S ribosomal protein S10; this translates as MPTKARIRLWSTNVKDLNYVVTQIKAIVDKTGISMRGPVPLPTKRLEVPVMKLPHGEGRKKWEKWEMSIHKRVIDIAADERVMRQLMRVRVPEDVYIEIELI
- the tuf gene encoding translation elongation factor EF-1 subunit alpha; protein product: MPQKPHLNLIVIGHVDHGKSTLVGRLLMDRGFLDEKTIKEAEEAAKKLGKESEKYAFLLDRLKEERERGVTISLTFMKFETKRYFFTIIDAPGHRDFIKNMITGASQADAAIIAVSAKKGEFEAGMSEEGQTREHIILAKTMGINQVVVAVTKMDLTDPPYSEKRYNEVKDTVSKFMKAFGYDVSKVPFVPVVSPTGENVTHRSEHMPWYNGPTLEEALDMFEVPKKPIDKPLRIPIQDVYSKSGVGTVPVGKVESGVLKVNDIVVFMPVGKKGEVRSIETHYTRLEKAEPGDNIGFNVRGVEKKDIKRGDVAGHLDNPPTVADEFTARIIVVWHPTAIAVGYTPVLHVHTASVACKITELVQKLDPKTGKVVEDHPQFLKQGDSAIVKFKPIKPLCVEKFSEFPALGRFAIRDMGKTVGVGVITDIKPMKVEIK